The segment tacatgtatacatacatatatatacatgtacatgtacatgtacatgtatatatacatgtatatatagatatgtgtatatatagatatgtgtatgtatatatacatgtatatatagatatatgtatatatacatatacatttacatagatgtatatatacacatacatgtatacatacatatatatgcatgtatgtatatatacatttacatatatacatatacacatacacatatacatatacatatacatatatacatatacatgtacatgtatgtatgtacacacatgtatatatgtatatatatgcacatacatgtacatgtgtatatgtatatatatgtgtatgtatttgtatatatgtgtgtgtgtgtgtgtgtatctatatctatatacatgtatacatacatatgtatatacatgtatacatacatatgtatatatatgtaatatatacatatacacacacatacacatatatatgtacacacacacacacacacatgtgcatgtatacatacatatatacatatacacatatacacatacatatatacatacacacacatatgtatgtgtgtgtatgcatgtgtatatatatgtatgtgtatgtatatgtgtatatgtgtgtgtgtgtgtgtgtgtgtgtgtgtgtgtgtgtgtacatacatacatacatacatacatacatgcatacatacatgcatacatacatacatctatatatgtatgtacatgtacataaatatatatatatatacatgtatgtatatatgtataaaatatgtacacacaaatttatatatgtgtatgtgtatgtgtatatgtgtatgcatgcatgacgcatgtacacatacacatacacatacacatacacatacacatacacatacatatacacatacacatacacatatacatacacacacacatacatacatacatacatatacatacacacacacacacacacacacacacacacacacacacacacacatagacatatTATTTTATGTTAGTTTATCCAATAACGAAAGTGAGATTTAACACAAAGCACAAGATTGACACAAGTTCTAACACTAAAATTTAACACATACAACTTACAAAACATAATTGACCCAACACGAACTGATTGCAATACTTACTTATTTTGCAACTTAAGTGTGTGTGTAGGTCTCAAGATGGTATTGACACATTTTCCCTCTGTGTATACTCCTCTCTCGAATGATACCCTCCTTGTTCTTTTTGATAGGATGAACTCATTGAACTCCTTCCTAGATATCACTCGGACAATTAAACATGTGATTAGACCACTTTCATACATAAAGTCATAATCCATAATAAAGCATTCTTATATTTCAAATCCATCACAAAATGAGCTATCTAATCTATGTCTTTCATTGTGAATTTCAAAACACATTAGAAACCACATTGACATCATAACATGCCATTAATGAAGATTCTTCCAATTTAATGGAAGTTCTACCTTTATAACATGGAAGTTAAAAGTAAAAACTATTCAAAATTGGAATTAAATACTAGACAATATTTGGGGATGTAACAAGGTCCAAGGAGTCCTCTTCATCGGATGCCAAAGGGACTTGATAAGCTTGTTTTGTTCTATTTGGGTTGATCAAAGGCACTTCGCCCTGCCCTGATGGACCTTTTGAAATTTGAGATATTGTAGGAGAATGGGAGACCCTTCCAAGAAAAGGCAAAATACTAATATCTCCGTTCAATTTTGCCTAGCCAGTTAACTTCTTGTTTTCATTCACATCCCCAACAAGTATTTCTATGCTTTGCTCCAAACATGTCGTTTCTTGATCCAAAGATTTTACTCCAGAGCAACCTCAACAGGAGAAGATTGAGCCTCTTTGACCTTTCCTGTAGCCATTACACTTTTTGCTTCCCTAGGCAAAAGGCCCTCATCCAGAGGGTTGCTAAATTCCACCTCAGCCTCCACATCCTGTAGGAGCCTTATGTGGTCTAAACCCACATCCAATCAACTATGATTCATCAATGTATTGAGGCTTATatcatttgttgtaagaatctgaCTATCAACTCACTCCTCCATGGGTTGCTTATCCTGACTTGCATTATTCTCTACTTCCACTTGGCTGTTGTCATGACCATATAGTATTCTAGATGAACCCTCAATCCTTGAGATCTCACTCTATTCATTTTTTGGGGAGGAGATTTTGTCTCTTAGCCCATCATTGGATTTTTCTTTCTCCCTTTTGTTCGAGATACATTCTTTCATCGAGTGTCCTTCTTTATTATAGGTCTTACAATGTTCAATAGTCTCTTTGACTTATATTTGTTGATGCCACACACCTTCATTAGAGCATAAATCCATTTCTCTAGGAAGAGGTGGAACAAGCTTCCAAAGGATGCATATCCAGGCATAAATATTGAAATCCTTTGCCTCAAGTCCTTCATCAACTTTAATAAATCAATGTAGTTTGTTGCCAAATTTCAAAGTTTTGAGCTCCCAATATTCTTGTGGGAGGTTATACAACATAACCAAGATGGGAACTTCCTCCATTGTAGCCATTAGAGGGTTGAAGTTGGGTTTCCAGTTTGTAATGTAAAAACCCATTCCcaaactcttttttttttcatcTTCACAAATTACTAGGAAGAAACCATTAGGTGTTGTTTTGATGATATAGGTGTCACCCTAGTTCTCATTGCACCAACTTCGTACCTTAGAGTATGTTGGCCATTCACTAGTTCATTTCATAAAAGGCCCTTTCTATAAAGATTCCTAACAACATATGTCTAGCATTCATTCTCTATATGGAGAGACAAAACCCTACTTAAGTGGGGATTAATGAATACTTGATCTGTGTTTGACGAGCTTGGGATAGATTTCCATCATCACATCTTTCACTCAATCTGCTTGAAGTTTACAACCTTCCCCATGAAGAGATCAACATATCCCTATTTGGAGGGAGGATTTCTAGGCCCATTAAGATCCTGTTGGTTGCATTGTCCCTGAAATATATAGTTTCCATTTTGCGGATCCTCCCAAACCTTAGTCGGTGGCCTCCAAGCTAAAAAAAATCTTTCTGTAACCCTCGACCCCTTCCTGAAGCGGTTCGAACGCTCAAACTTAGCTTGAAACCCTGATTGACTCCCTCAAGAAGCCATTTTTGATAAAGATGAAGTAAAAGGTGGGGGTCTGAGGATGGGTAGGTCGATAGGATTAGCGATGAGAGGGGCAAGCAATGGGTAATTCTTCCACTATAAGAAATGAGAGGTTATTGTTGCTCTGTGAAACTAGCCTCATGCATTCTCCTCCACATTATGCTGCGAGGAAAACCTCCTTCCTTCAATGGAGGGCATCAACACCTCTCTTCTTGGAGCAGGGCGTGCCACGTTATATGCCATGCATTTTCCCTCCTACAGACCTTGACCCACTTGTTCCTCCACATCATGTGTCCCCGCTCGGGTTACCAGCTCATGCTACTAAGCTTGACACActaaatttgaatatttaaatttattttaatagaaaTTATGATAATTGTAAATAAAAGTTATTAGAGGTAATTCGATTTGCAATTATTTATGTCTTATTCAAAatttaattattgtaaaataaatatatttttattttttatttatttataatatttatttaatctatttttgatattttttaatttttaatatttttaaatatttatgtaCTTAAATTATATAAGatttttattatatttctattaattgttataattataaaaataatagttctctcaattaataattaaatgtgtaaAGAATGTATAGATGCAATAgaacaaatcaaatcaaattaaacttaatgtggttgttggataaaaaaataaatttaacaaattaaTTCATTATAGTATGTGATTATCAACACAAAAAAGTCATTCAAAGGATGTGATGTTGTAGAGGCCTAGGGGGCCTTGACCTCATAATGTATAACATTCAAGAACATACAATCAAAATAGTATCTAAATAATCATTAGGTTGTATGTGAAACTAAAGCAAAGCAAGTATGAgcataaggaaaaaaaaaataacataggaTAACTTAAGTTTCTCAAAGATAATAAACGAGTACAAATAAGAGAACTTGAAAGAAGATATACTAGATCAATTACAAATGAGTCCAACAAATAAACATGTTGTAACTTGGTACATATTTTTTACGAACAATGACACATCTTATGCAATTTCCAAGCGACTTCCTCCCTCGGTGctatctcttctacaaatttctcaTTGCCTTCTTCTTGTCTCCAAAATGCACCAGACATGGTCAAACTTGATTGGAAAAACAATGGAAAAGTTGAAAAAACAAGAACATTCTTTAGCATGTACGTTAGCGCTTGGAACCCTTGTGATGCATCATGTAGAAACAACACAATATATCGATCTCCACTTGATGATCCATACTTACTAAACACAATTGAGATGTTTGCTACAAATTCCTCTCATGACTATGAAGACATAATCAATCATGTCTAAAGGCATACAAAATGCAAAGAGGGAGCATGCTTACACAAGAAGGGGAAAAAAAATAGAATGTCGATACATACTTCCATGTAAAGATCAACTTATCTCTACCTCATCATGTGCCAATGCTAGTGAGAATAAATATGAACTTCAATGACGATAGATTAAACACACACAACTCAAAATTGATTTCGATAGGGAGAGTCAATTTAgagttttatattttaaaattgatttcGATAGGGAGAGTCAATTTAGagttttatattttaaaatcaattcaattatacccaacatattatttataatttattattcataTGTTATTCAGAATTTATTTTACTACTGACATAACCATTACACCTCCTTTTGATACAAAtgctatttatattatttttataataattttgatATTAGTAGGGTGAAATACCCACTCATAACCTCATTGATAGGGAAAAGACCCACCAAACCATCaatataattaaaattgaaaaatataaaattaggTTCACTGGACATTGAGGGTGTTTTATGTAGAAAACGTAGGGTTTTACATGTTGCATAGAAGGGAACTTCTTTCTTCCAAATTGTCAGAGGGGTTTTAGACGCCTGTAAGAAATTCTTGAGAGGTTATTCCTATAATGGCTATCGGCGGAGCTACGATCGAAAAGCTGAAGCAGACATGGCATGCTCAAGTCAATGACGAAGAGAAATGGGCAGCCAATATGGTAAGTAATTTATTTTACTagcttttgattttcaatgttgTCACGATGCTTCTGTTTCCTCAAAGAGTAGGGGATAAATATGTTCCAGTTTATTTCCTAATTGTGGCACGGATTTCGCTTTATGATTTTTCTTAGCTTACTGGATCTCTATTTGATGTTTCTGAATGCTTAATGGGCTTTTAGAGAGATTTACATGGTCAGTTCGCTCTTGAAGCGTTCTTTTCTGTTTAGGGTTTTAGTAGAGGTGGTATATCAAGATAATCTTGCCACGGTTTTGACAAATACCTGCCCCTTTGCATGAACTGATACATAGAAGCAAGGAAGGGTGCGGTTGAAAATTTTCACGGGGAAGAACAATATTTTACGTTTTCATTTATTAGGATTTCACTCTCGACTCCAGTGGTCATCGTAACACAAAGTACCCCAACTTACCTCTAGATCACAACTCTACATATAGGAACAATATTCTAATTTAGTAAAAACGTTCTGGACATTTACTTATTTTTGAAGAATATTTCACCTTTCCCACTACAAAGTGATACGTAACTCACTGTCAGAGCACCCTAGCATTGCAGTTGATACATGAAAAATCACATGCCACAGTTGAAGATTTGTGACTTAAGTGGGGGTGTTGGAAGAACCAGTCCTAGTATGCAAATGGAAAATTCTATATTCATATCCTACTGTTCCATTGGAAATTACATATTCTGCAGTTTGACCATTTCTCTTTCTCCTTTGGGTTTCTTGATACTTGATGGTTGTTTGGTCTCTAGTTTTTTTTCCTGGAACTCATATTCTAGTTTGCCGGCTAGTTGACAATTTGCTCAGAAAGCTCAGAaacatgaaaatatttttttttaaataattaaaaggggacattacacttttcTTTTGTATTTGCCTTCACATCATCCTCAATCCAATCTTAGTCCTTCGTAGGATCTGGATTCCCTCCCTAATCTACATACACACCTGTACATCCCTACCAAATCAGTTCATTGTTTACCACAACCCACCAATCCTTCCATGAGTTTCTCATACGCTTTATTAGCTTAGCCTGCTCCTAGGGCTTCATACTTCAggatcaatttcctacacacaccAGATCACTCTTGCACTCTAGTGTATCACAACAACAAACTTCGATATGGCTAAGTTGAGGTTAGAAAATACCACCTGAGGTCTGACTGAGGTAGTTTCCCATACAGCCACCCTGTTTCCTCATGACCCCCATTCAATAGTGAGTTTAGATTGTTGGAGATCCAAATCAGGATATTTTACAGAAG is part of the Cryptomeria japonica chromosome 10, Sugi_1.0, whole genome shotgun sequence genome and harbors:
- the LOC131077482 gene encoding mitochondrial import receptor subunit TOM5 homolog, whose product is MAIGGATIEKLKQTWHAQVNDEEKWAANMRLLRAAGLFAGSIFLMRNFGDLMAI